GGCGTCTCCGCGACCCCCGTCCGCGAGGCGATGCTCGACCTGGCCCGGGAAGGCCTGGTCGAGCCCGTACGCAACAAGGGCTTCCGCATCACCGAGGTGAGCGAGCGGGACCTCGACCAGTTCACCGAACTGCGCACCCTCATCGAGGTCCCCACGATCGGCCGCGTCACGGAGAGGGCCACCAGGGAACAGCTGGAGGAACTCCGTCCGGTCGCCGAGGAGATCGTGTCCCGGGCCCGGGAGCACGACCTCATCGGCTACCTGGAGGCCGACCGCCGCTTCCATCTCGCCCTGCTCGCCCTCTCCGGCAACGAGCGTCTGGTCGAGACCGTGGGGGATCTGCGCAAGCGCTCCCGCCTGTACGGCCTGACCGGCCTCGACGAGGCGGGCAAGCTGGTCTCCTCCGCCGAGGAGCACCTCGAACTCCTCGATCTGATGCTGGCCGGCGACGCCCGGGGCGCCGAGGCCTGCATGCTCCGCCACCTCGGCCACGTGCGTTCCCTCTGGGCCGACGCACGCGACGAACCGGCTGGTCGGGGCGCGACCCGATAGGGCGCCGGACGGGCTCCCGGCCGGTCGCGCGACCGCCGTCGCGAGGCACGCCGGGACCCCCAACTCGCCTCTGTCCAGGGGGATTCACGCTCCCTGGGCAGGGCGGGTGATGTGTATATGCTGACGCCATGCATTCTGCCGCCCCGACGTCCGTGAGCACAGCCTCCGCCGCCTCGAAGCCGGCCCCCGGCATCGCCTCGCGGCTGGCCGGCGTCGCGGCCTCGCCGGTACGGGAGCTCCTGGCGCTCACCGCGCGACCCGAGGTGATCTCCTTCGCCGGGGGCCTGCCCGCCCCCGAGCTGTTCGACGTCGCGGGGATCCGGGCGGCGTACGACCGCGTCCTGGCGGATAACCCGCAGCAGGCGCTCCAGTACTCGA
Above is a genomic segment from Streptomyces sp. NBC_00094 containing:
- a CDS encoding GntR family transcriptional regulator → MGDLKQYGLVRAHERLRDQVGHALRAALIAGELRPGQVYSAPGLAGDLGVSATPVREAMLDLAREGLVEPVRNKGFRITEVSERDLDQFTELRTLIEVPTIGRVTERATREQLEELRPVAEEIVSRAREHDLIGYLEADRRFHLALLALSGNERLVETVGDLRKRSRLYGLTGLDEAGKLVSSAEEHLELLDLMLAGDARGAEACMLRHLGHVRSLWADARDEPAGRGATR